From the genome of Malus domestica chromosome 04, GDT2T_hap1, one region includes:
- the LOC114824464 gene encoding GDSL esterase/lipase LTL1-like, whose amino-acid sequence MAGSLAIFGVVMALGMLSCGAEARAFFVFGDSLVDAGNNNYLATSARADSPPYGIDYPTRRPTGRFSNGLTIPDYISQKLGAEPTLPYLSPQLTGQKLLVGANFASAGIGILNDTGVQFANIIRMPAQLLNFQQYQRRLSAQIGPQRTKQLVNQALVLLTVGGNDFVNNYYLVPFSARSRQFALPDYVRYLISELRKILLKMYDLGARRVLVTGTGPMGCAPAELAMRSRNGECAAELQRASALYNPQLIQMLRSVNSQLGSDVFVAANVQETRNDFIRNPQAFGFTTSKVACCGQGPYNGLGLCTRASNLCPNRDLYAFWDAFHPSEKGNRLIVENIMTGDEKYMYPMNLSTILALDSRT is encoded by the exons ATGGCTGGCTCATTGGCCATTTTTGGTGTGGTCATGGCGTTGGGAATGTTGAGTTGTGGTGCTGAGGCTCGTGCCTTTTTTGTGTTTGGAGACTCACTGGTCGACGCTGGCAACAACAACTACTTAGCCACCAGTGCTCGTGCCGACTCTCCTCCTTACGGCATTGACTATCCCACCCGTCGACCCACCGGTCGTTTCTCCAATGGCCTCACCATTCCTGACTATATCA GTCAGAAGCTTGGTGCAGAACCTACATTGCCATACTTGAGTCCACAACTCACAGGGCAAAAGCTACTAGTTGGTGCAAACTTTGCCTCTGCTGGCATTGGAATTCTTAATGACACTGGGGTTCAGTTT GCAAATATAATCAGAATGCCAGCGCAATTGCTAAACTTCCAACAATACCAGCGAAGGTTGTCTGCCCAAATCGGACCTCAACGGACCAAACAGCTCGTAAATCAAGCACTCGTCCTCCTCACTGTCGGCGGCAACGATTTTGTGAACAACTACTACCTAGTGCCTTTCTCCGCAAGATCTCGCCAGTTTGCTCTGCCAGACTATGTCAGATACCTCATTTCCGAGCTCCGAAAAATTCTCTTG AAAATGTATGATCTTGGAGCACGAAGGGTTTTGGTGACAGGGACAGGACCGATGGGCTGCGCACCTGCTGAATTGGCCATGAGAAGCAGGAATGGAGAATGCGCAGCGGAGCTGCAACGAGCATCGGCTCTGTACAACCCGCAACTCATTCAGATGCTGAGATCAGTCAACAGCCAACTCGGTTCTGATGTCTTTGTTGCTGCCAACGTACAGGAGACCCGCAATGACTTCATCAGGAACCCTCAAGCATTTG GATTTACTACATCAAAGGTTGCATGCTGTGGGCAAGGACCTTACAATGGCTTGGGGCTGTGCACAAGAGCTTCCAATTTGTGCCCGAACCGCGACCTATACGCTTTCTGGGATGCATTTCATCCGTCCGAAAAGGGGAACAGACTGATCGTTGAGAATATTATGACAGGGGATGAAAAGTACATGTACCCTATGAATCTCAGCACCATCTTGGCTTTGGATTCCAGGACCTAA